The Brevinema andersonii genome segment TTCAGAAGAAGAGTCATTATGAGATAAAAGTTCTACTTCTACTTCATAAACTTTCCCTTCAACTTTAACTTTATAAACCTTAATCACAATACCTCCAAACTCAAACCTAATTAAAATATTTTATACTTTTTATTCGCACCAAATTTTTAGAATTAGAAATCTGCACGTCTTCTAAAATAGAAGCAATAATAATTGCTTGAAGTTCAGGTGTTAAAGAGACTTCCTGTGACTGAAAAAAACGAGGGCTGGATTTAATAGGAGATAACATTATATTTTTTCCGTTTGGAATATATTTAAAAAGATCAATAATCCCTGTTAAAAGTAATAAAACAAATAAGACCATTCCCATACCAATTAATGTGATTTGTCCAGCCTCTAACAAACTAATCTCTGCACTAAACATAATATATCCTTTAATTACTTTTTATAGCAAGTGCATCTATTTCAATCAAAGCATTTTTCGGTAAATTACTTACTTCAACGGTAGTTCTTGCAGGAAAAGGTTCATTAAAATATAAACTATAAATATCATTGACAACAGAAAAATCATTAATATTTTTTAAATAAACTCCACAACGTACAATATCAGAAAATTGAAGTCCTGCTGCCGATAAAATTGCTCTGAGATTTTCCATACATTGCTTCACTTGATCTACAATATCTTTTGGCATTTCATTTGTTAAAGTATCAATAGGTAATTGACCAGAAACATATAAAATATTATCACTCAAAATTGCTTGAGAATATGACCCAACACCCTGAGGAGCGCTACCAGTAATAATGTTCTTTTTAGGCATAAACTTCTCCTTTAAATTAGATAAATAATAATAAAATACAAAAACCAGCTATAAAAGCCTATTAAGAAGAAATTTCTTTATTATCTGATTCCGATTGCAAAATAGCTAATATTTTTTGAGCTACAGCTTCTTTTCCAGGCCTACATTTTGTATAAGGCACATCTTCTCCACTAGTCAATGCTTCTGCATAAGGCATACATCCAGGATATCCGCATGCACCACAATTAAAATGAGGTAGAATATTATAGATAGCTTCAGTACGCGGATCCTCTTTTACATAGAATATCTGACTAATAATCGAAATACAAATTCCTAATACAGTTGCAATTAGCATAAGATACAATGTGCCTTGCCATAAAATATCACTACTCATGTTATTCCTCTTTACCTTTAATTAATAAATTTTCTACCGAACATATATTCTGATCAGGACATATATTACAGCCATCAGATCCTCCACATGTATAGATCTCTATTCCATGAGCGAAACTCCATGAAAAAAATAACGCTAATAAAACTAATCCGCTCAAAATAAATAACAAATTATACACTATGGGTAATGGTATCATTATAATATACTCCTTTTATAATGCAAATCCACTAAATCCTAAGAAAGCAATAGAAATAATTGCTGCGATCATAAATGCTATAGGGGATCCTTGAAAAGCCTTAGGGATGGGTGCATTTTTGATTCTTTGTAATAGGCTAGCCATAAGCATTAATGCCAACATAAATCCCAAAGACGCTGCAAAAGCAAACCATAAACTACGACCATAATCAAGTTTTTCGGTAATAACAATCAATGCAACCCCTAAAATAATACAATTCGTTGTAATAAGAGGTAAATAAATTCCTAAAGATTTATATAATTTCGGAGCTATTTTTTTCA includes the following:
- a CDS encoding RnfABCDGE type electron transport complex subunit B produces the protein MSSDILWQGTLYLMLIATVLGICISIISQIFYVKEDPRTEAIYNILPHFNCGACGYPGCMPYAEALTSGEDVPYTKCRPGKEAVAQKILAILQSESDNKEISS
- a CDS encoding OadG family protein; amino-acid sequence: MFSAEISLLEAGQITLIGMGMVLFVLLLLTGIIDLFKYIPNGKNIMLSPIKSSPRFFQSQEVSLTPELQAIIIASILEDVQISNSKNLVRIKSIKYFN
- a CDS encoding Rid family detoxifying hydrolase, which encodes MPKKNIITGSAPQGVGSYSQAILSDNILYVSGQLPIDTLTNEMPKDIVDQVKQCMENLRAILSAAGLQFSDIVRCGVYLKNINDFSVVNDIYSLYFNEPFPARTTVEVSNLPKNALIEIDALAIKSN
- a CDS encoding electron transport complex protein RnfA: MANASYFIIFIMVVLSGNMVFSRFLGLCPFFGVTKKTEDAIGMSYAVIVVQVISVAITWPLYHLLLVPLGLEVLKTLLFILVIAACVQILEVIMKKIAPKLYKSLGIYLPLITTNCIILGVALIVITEKLDYGRSLWFAFAASLGFMLALMLMASLLQRIKNAPIPKAFQGSPIAFMIAAIISIAFLGFSGFAL